In Paenibacillus ihbetae, the following are encoded in one genomic region:
- a CDS encoding spore germination protein yields MSFSKWQGSNRSRKGNSADKPVTKQVEGRDISESLEETTSSIKELLGGSDDFIVHSFQIFGQHAAVLFYFTDITDHAVINNTILKPLKYGPPHIDVESIPLHALRDTLLEDTLYHSEGFAERNISILIDSLLRGQSVVVIDGLNEAIVIETRKLAQRSIEQPATEQVIRGAREGFIESLGTNISLLRYRLQTPDFRVKSMQIGTKTKSKVAVCYMEGITNPGIVKEVNKRLSSIDIDAVLDAGYLEQFIEDNHWSPFPQIQYTERPDKVVANLLEGRVAIMVDGSPMALIVPTVFSQFYQTVEDYTERYVLMSAIRMSRLVALVFSLVFPSLYVAIISFNPELIPTEFAVAVAGGRAGVPFPAVIEVLVIEISMEVLREATIRLPQQVGGALSIVGVLVIGQAAVAAGFSSPITVVIIALTTIGSFATPAYNAALALRILRFPLIILAGVFGLYGVMVGLILITNHLLSLKSFGVPYLSPFVPGNVQGMRDLLTRGPLWKMKNRPSFLHPQDTTRLGGDMIDQVDHASNNIMSSTHPNGDKGH; encoded by the coding sequence ATGTCTTTTTCCAAATGGCAGGGTTCAAACCGGTCAAGAAAGGGGAATTCCGCTGACAAACCGGTGACAAAGCAGGTCGAGGGGCGGGACATTTCCGAAAGTCTGGAAGAAACAACCTCAAGCATCAAGGAGCTTCTTGGGGGCAGCGACGATTTTATCGTCCATTCCTTCCAGATATTCGGACAGCATGCTGCGGTCCTGTTTTATTTCACGGATATAACGGACCATGCCGTGATCAATAATACAATATTGAAGCCGCTAAAATACGGTCCTCCCCATATCGATGTGGAGAGCATCCCGCTTCATGCGCTGAGGGATACATTATTAGAAGATACGCTATATCATAGCGAAGGATTCGCTGAACGAAATATTTCAATTCTGATCGACAGTCTGCTGCGCGGGCAATCCGTCGTCGTTATCGACGGGCTGAACGAGGCGATTGTTATCGAAACCCGGAAGCTTGCCCAGAGATCGATCGAGCAGCCCGCCACGGAACAAGTCATTCGAGGGGCGCGCGAAGGCTTTATAGAATCCTTGGGGACGAATATTTCCCTTCTTCGTTACCGACTGCAGACACCGGATTTTCGGGTGAAATCCATGCAGATCGGAACGAAGACCAAATCCAAGGTTGCCGTCTGTTACATGGAGGGAATCACCAACCCGGGCATCGTAAAAGAAGTAAATAAACGCCTCTCCTCCATCGATATCGATGCCGTGCTCGATGCCGGCTATCTCGAGCAATTTATTGAAGACAACCATTGGTCCCCGTTTCCGCAAATCCAATATACGGAACGGCCGGATAAAGTTGTAGCCAATTTGCTCGAAGGAAGAGTAGCGATTATGGTGGATGGCTCGCCGATGGCTCTAATCGTACCGACGGTCTTCAGCCAGTTCTATCAGACCGTGGAGGACTATACCGAACGATATGTTCTGATGAGCGCGATCCGGATGTCCCGGCTCGTTGCCCTTGTCTTCTCTTTGGTCTTCCCTTCACTGTATGTAGCGATCATTTCTTTCAATCCGGAATTGATCCCGACCGAATTTGCCGTGGCGGTAGCCGGCGGACGGGCAGGCGTGCCCTTTCCAGCCGTCATTGAAGTGCTGGTCATCGAAATTTCCATGGAAGTGCTGCGGGAAGCGACGATTCGTCTGCCGCAGCAGGTTGGCGGGGCTTTATCGATCGTTGGTGTGCTGGTCATTGGACAGGCTGCGGTGGCTGCAGGCTTCTCCAGCCCGATCACCGTCGTCATCATTGCTCTGACAACCATCGGGTCATTCGCTACCCCTGCATACAATGCGGCGCTGGCACTCCGGATCCTCCGGTTTCCGTTAATTATTCTGGCCGGCGTGTTCGGTCTCTATGGCGTGATGGTCGGGCTTATTCTCATTACCAATCATCTGTTGTCGCTCAAATCGTTTGGCGTTCCTTACCTGAGTCCGTTCGTTCCCGGCAATGTGCAGGGCATGCGCGATCTGCTGACCCGCGGACCACTCTGGAAAATGAAGAACAGGCCGTCCTTCCTCCATCCGCAGGACACCACAAGATTGGGCGGCGATATGATCGACCAAGTCGATCATGCTTCGAATAACATCATGAGTTCCACCCATCCTAACGGAGATAAGGGGCATTAA
- a CDS encoding Ger(x)C family spore germination protein: MREHASAGYKLRSIMTLLLLASLLTGCWDRMELEERAVVLGISIDTAGPDAEKKEDEVSHLMGKYPAPKQSMIQLSVQIALPGRIPLGPGESGGSDDGGGKETVWVLSVVGHTIDDAMMNLQQQISGKLFFGHLRVIVISEDIARRGIQNINDYLHRNAEVRRMAWMMVSKGKAKALMEAAPKLERVPTLYLASTLDDAVRHGKFPTNYIGTFWSNSSKKGQEGFLPYIQIMEGENVQISGIAYFKGARMVGTTKPFEIAGYLVIKGISPAGYRGIIHLGDDSQIVTIHATNRESTTTVKIKDGLPHFTITAMTEVNVEEKNEEVIPINSSRILEEIATENEHSVKELIIGLLRETQEKESDIFGFGELVRATKPTYWNRNVQTAERWQELYKKSTFEIHVTSKVRRVGMKAE; encoded by the coding sequence ATGAGAGAACATGCATCCGCAGGTTACAAGCTGAGGTCCATCATGACCCTGCTTCTTCTCGCCTCGCTGCTGACAGGGTGTTGGGATCGCATGGAGCTTGAAGAACGCGCCGTCGTCTTAGGCATATCCATCGACACCGCCGGGCCGGATGCGGAGAAGAAGGAAGACGAGGTATCCCACTTAATGGGAAAATACCCCGCTCCAAAGCAAAGCATGATTCAGCTGTCCGTGCAAATCGCGCTTCCGGGACGCATCCCCCTGGGACCTGGCGAGAGCGGTGGCAGCGACGACGGTGGAGGAAAGGAAACCGTATGGGTGCTCAGCGTCGTCGGTCATACGATCGATGATGCCATGATGAATTTGCAGCAGCAGATATCGGGAAAATTGTTTTTCGGCCACCTGCGGGTCATCGTGATTTCCGAGGACATTGCGAGAAGAGGCATCCAAAATATAAACGATTATCTTCATCGCAATGCGGAAGTTCGCCGAATGGCATGGATGATGGTTTCGAAGGGCAAAGCGAAGGCGCTGATGGAAGCTGCTCCGAAGCTGGAGCGTGTCCCGACGCTGTACCTGGCGTCCACGCTGGATGATGCGGTCAGACACGGGAAATTCCCGACCAATTACATTGGGACGTTCTGGAGCAATTCCTCGAAGAAAGGCCAGGAAGGGTTCCTCCCTTATATTCAAATCATGGAAGGAGAGAACGTTCAAATCAGCGGGATCGCTTACTTCAAGGGGGCGAGGATGGTCGGTACGACGAAGCCGTTTGAAATTGCCGGATATTTGGTCATTAAGGGAATCAGCCCTGCGGGTTACCGGGGGATCATTCATTTAGGCGATGACTCGCAAATCGTTACCATTCATGCGACCAACCGGGAATCAACAACGACGGTTAAAATCAAGGACGGCCTCCCCCACTTTACGATCACGGCAATGACCGAGGTCAACGTCGAAGAGAAAAACGAAGAGGTAATCCCGATCAACTCGTCCCGCATTCTGGAGGAAATCGCCACGGAGAACGAGCATTCCGTCAAAGAGCTGATCATCGGGCTGCTTCGGGAAACCCAGGAGAAGGAATCCGACATCTTCGGGTTCGGGGAGCTCGTTCGGGCCACGAAGCCCACGTACTGGAATCGGAACGTTCAGACGGCCGAGCGGTGGCAAGAGCTGTATAAGAAATCTACGTTCGAGATTCATGTGACATCCAAAGTCCGCAGAGTCGGAATGAAGGCAGAGTAA
- a CDS encoding spore germination protein yields MFFFKKRSRSAARSKTREEQMFQQVLTDGTALSDQLDINLRIIRERTGNSPDIIIRRLDQVVGCEIRAAVIFIDGLVNDQIINHSIMDSLTQTNSVDIASSPTPSQIVGLIQNRFLSNGTVSELNSMDQLLNAVLAGNTAILVNGSVKGVLASSFGGEQRSVDEPQSQTVIRGPKEGFTENIRTNTALIRRKIKSPDLWIINRKIGRQTQTDVSIMYLHGIADEKIVKEILQRLDRIDTDSILESGYIEEFIQDRTFTPFPTITNTERPDAVAGAVLEGKVAILVDGTPFVLIAPITIFKLFQSSEDYYQKHDIATFLRLLRMVSFVLSMLLPSLYIAITTFHQQMLPTLLLISLAAQREGVPFPALVEAFAMEITFEVLREAGVRMPRAIGSAISIVGALVLGQAAVQAGLVSAAMVIIVSFTAIASFVAPSISISNSARLLRFGFMILAATLGLFGIIAGMIAVLIHLSGLRSFGIPYLVPVAPFIPSDQKDTLIRVPWWAMKRRPRLINTENVTRQSKNLKPSPSEDNQ; encoded by the coding sequence ATGTTCTTTTTCAAGAAGCGCAGCCGTTCAGCCGCCCGATCCAAAACCAGAGAAGAGCAGATGTTTCAACAAGTACTGACGGACGGGACCGCTTTGTCTGATCAGCTGGACATCAATTTGCGCATTATCCGGGAGCGCACAGGCAACAGCCCGGATATTATCATACGGAGGCTGGACCAGGTTGTGGGATGTGAAATCCGCGCGGCCGTGATTTTTATTGATGGTCTGGTGAATGATCAGATCATCAACCATTCCATCATGGATTCCCTGACGCAGACCAATTCTGTGGACATCGCCTCCTCCCCTACCCCCTCTCAGATTGTCGGCTTGATCCAGAACCGGTTTCTATCTAATGGAACCGTCAGCGAGCTAAACAGCATGGATCAGCTGCTCAATGCGGTATTAGCGGGAAATACGGCGATTCTCGTGAACGGCTCGGTAAAAGGCGTCCTTGCGAGTTCTTTCGGCGGTGAACAGCGCAGTGTGGATGAACCTCAGTCACAAACCGTCATTCGCGGACCGAAGGAAGGCTTCACCGAAAATATCCGGACGAACACTGCCTTAATTCGCCGGAAAATCAAAAGTCCTGACCTGTGGATCATCAACCGAAAAATCGGACGCCAGACGCAAACCGATGTATCCATTATGTATCTGCATGGGATTGCCGATGAGAAGATCGTGAAAGAGATCCTTCAGCGATTGGACCGGATCGATACGGACAGCATTTTGGAGAGCGGATATATCGAAGAGTTTATCCAGGACCGGACCTTCACGCCTTTTCCGACGATCACGAATACGGAGCGGCCCGACGCGGTTGCCGGTGCGGTCTTGGAAGGCAAAGTGGCGATTCTGGTCGATGGGACTCCGTTTGTGCTTATCGCGCCTATCACGATCTTCAAGCTGTTTCAATCCAGCGAGGACTACTATCAGAAGCATGACATCGCCACATTTCTGCGCTTGCTGCGCATGGTTTCGTTCGTGTTATCCATGCTTCTGCCCTCTCTCTATATCGCGATTACGACCTTTCACCAGCAGATGCTCCCAACCCTGCTCCTGATCAGTTTGGCCGCGCAGCGGGAGGGTGTTCCCTTTCCAGCGTTGGTCGAAGCGTTCGCAATGGAAATTACGTTTGAAGTCCTCAGGGAGGCCGGCGTTCGCATGCCGAGAGCGATCGGTTCGGCGATTTCGATTGTGGGAGCCCTGGTTCTTGGCCAAGCTGCGGTTCAAGCCGGCTTGGTATCGGCTGCGATGGTCATTATCGTATCCTTTACGGCCATTGCCAGCTTCGTTGCCCCATCGATCAGTATTTCGAACTCGGCGAGGCTGCTGCGGTTCGGCTTTATGATCCTGGCCGCCACCTTGGGTTTATTCGGTATCATTGCCGGGATGATCGCAGTACTCATCCATTTGAGCGGGCTGCGTTCCTTCGGAATTCCCTATCTGGTTCCAGTCGCGCCCTTCATTCCTTCCGATCAGAAGGACACTTTAATCCGGGTTCCGTGGTGGGCCATGAAGCGCAGACCGAGATTGATCAATACAGAGAACGTTACACGGCAAAGCAAAAATCTTAAACCATCGCCATCGGAAGACAATCAATAA
- a CDS encoding Ger(x)C family spore germination protein: MGRIRLFPIIMLIFPLLLVGCWDSNELNSLSFVSATAIDRDEDQKQWIISFQVVIPQAIATQTGGGVGGSQSPVTIFSTRGRTIREAMQNASLETSRTLFFGHNSVMIMNESVARSDGVKQILDFFLRPIESRETMSVLLTKEKASDLLEVFIPLEKINGNAIQRVIEQSHDNLSQVQNISLIDFATMVANPFTDGKVPEVRISGDKQAQSSLDALKSSRSEAVIKLGDLGVFRRDKLIGWMNRRESRGVAWLSNDVKRMIIVFPCDEKNPAQLSSYRVIRASTQLEPKLKADGITLDVRVKTEGVIDEMSCPKKLRDPEVIKGLERVIEDEIKEEIQAAWSKMRELNVDVAGIRNAIHRKQPAAWERLSQSKRPLEQIDIRLHINTSIENTNMLYQPFSNMLEPNKK, translated from the coding sequence ATGGGCCGCATACGGCTATTTCCTATAATTATGCTAATCTTCCCGCTGCTCCTGGTCGGATGCTGGGACAGCAACGAATTGAACTCCCTGAGCTTTGTTTCCGCAACGGCAATCGACCGGGACGAGGATCAAAAACAATGGATCATTTCCTTCCAGGTTGTCATTCCGCAGGCCATTGCCACGCAAACCGGCGGCGGCGTCGGAGGCAGCCAGTCCCCGGTCACGATCTTCTCGACACGAGGCCGAACAATCCGTGAAGCCATGCAGAACGCAAGCCTGGAGACGTCACGAACCCTTTTCTTCGGTCATAACTCGGTCATGATCATGAATGAAAGCGTAGCCCGCTCCGATGGGGTTAAACAGATTCTGGATTTCTTTCTGCGTCCGATCGAAAGCCGGGAAACGATGTCGGTCCTTCTGACCAAGGAAAAGGCCTCCGATTTATTAGAGGTGTTCATCCCGCTTGAGAAAATAAACGGCAACGCCATTCAACGGGTCATCGAACAAAGCCATGACAATTTATCGCAGGTCCAGAACATTAGTCTCATCGACTTCGCAACAATGGTTGCCAACCCGTTCACCGATGGCAAAGTTCCCGAGGTAAGGATTTCCGGCGATAAGCAGGCGCAATCCTCGCTGGACGCGCTCAAATCCTCTCGAAGCGAGGCCGTTATCAAGCTTGGCGATCTTGGCGTATTCCGCAGGGATAAATTGATCGGTTGGATGAATCGCCGGGAAAGCCGCGGCGTCGCCTGGTTATCGAACGATGTCAAAAGAATGATTATTGTGTTTCCGTGCGACGAGAAAAATCCAGCACAGCTCTCGAGCTACCGCGTGATACGAGCATCAACCCAGCTTGAGCCAAAGTTGAAGGCGGATGGGATTACCTTGGATGTTCGTGTAAAAACCGAAGGCGTAATCGATGAAATGAGCTGCCCAAAGAAACTGAGAGACCCGGAAGTCATCAAGGGATTGGAGCGGGTCATCGAGGATGAAATCAAGGAAGAAATCCAAGCTGCATGGAGCAAGATGAGGGAATTGAACGTTGATGTGGCAGGCATCCGAAATGCGATTCACCGAAAACAGCCCGCTGCCTGGGAAAGGCTGAGCCAATCGAAGCGGCCGCTCGAGCAAATCGACATCCGTCTGCATATAAACACCAGCATCGAGAATACCAATATGCTCTATCAGCCGTTCTCGAATATGCTGGAACCGAACAAGAAGTAG
- a CDS encoding GerAB/ArcD/ProY family transporter, giving the protein MEKIDKYQLIAMTILFIIGSSPLYQLGIEVNQDAWLVMLTGMLAGLLLLFVYLYIQKQNAGKGLFQILKHHFGRLIGTILAIAYIFYFIYESMRNTREFGDIINVAFLPNTPLFLLMLIMIVLSGYAVSKGIEVFFRVVEFLLPITMIGYFLLVMMFISTNLIHLERLLPILENGVMPVINAAIPKVISFPFGQIVVFLVFWSHLNNRKPLTKVTVLSYLFVGVFLLIFSILNLAILDPTITSISTLPMLRSVRLIQIANFLERLDPIIMMLIYIGIFVKMTAFYMAAVLGLSQLIKISHKMLTLAVGGFIYAISFISPNLIHHLWIGFEQNLKYHFPIFQIYVPLLLALIIMLRSIFSSMRKGGTKPSPASKKDGQT; this is encoded by the coding sequence ATGGAAAAAATTGATAAGTATCAACTGATCGCAATGACCATATTATTCATCATCGGAAGCTCGCCTTTGTACCAGCTGGGGATTGAAGTGAACCAAGACGCCTGGCTGGTTATGCTCACCGGGATGCTGGCCGGGTTATTGCTGCTCTTCGTCTATCTCTATATTCAGAAACAGAATGCCGGAAAGGGTCTTTTTCAGATTCTGAAGCATCATTTCGGACGATTAATCGGTACAATCTTGGCCATTGCGTATATCTTCTATTTTATCTATGAATCCATGAGAAACACCCGCGAATTCGGAGACATTATCAATGTGGCTTTTCTTCCGAATACCCCGTTGTTCCTCTTAATGCTCATCATGATTGTCTTGTCCGGGTACGCCGTGTCCAAAGGAATCGAGGTGTTCTTTCGGGTGGTCGAGTTTTTACTCCCGATTACCATGATCGGCTATTTTCTGCTCGTTATGATGTTCATCTCGACCAATTTGATTCATCTCGAACGACTGCTTCCGATTCTTGAAAACGGGGTAATGCCCGTCATCAACGCGGCAATTCCGAAAGTCATCAGCTTTCCGTTCGGTCAGATCGTCGTATTTCTCGTGTTCTGGAGCCATCTGAACAACCGAAAGCCGTTAACCAAGGTAACGGTGCTGTCTTACCTGTTCGTCGGAGTGTTCCTGCTAATCTTCAGCATATTGAACCTTGCCATTCTGGACCCGACCATAACTAGCATCTCAACGCTTCCGATGCTCCGCAGCGTCCGCCTGATCCAGATTGCGAATTTCCTGGAGCGGCTGGATCCGATCATTATGATGCTGATCTATATCGGCATCTTCGTCAAGATGACGGCCTTTTACATGGCGGCGGTGCTTGGTCTTTCGCAGCTGATCAAGATAAGCCATAAAATGCTCACACTGGCCGTTGGAGGATTTATATATGCGATTTCCTTTATTTCGCCGAATCTTATCCATCATTTATGGATTGGTTTTGAGCAAAATTTGAAATACCATTTCCCCATCTTTCAAATTTATGTCCCCCTTCTGCTCGCCCTGATCATAATGCTTAGAAGCATATTTTCTTCCATGCGCAAAGGGGGCACGAAGCCGTCGCCGGCTTCAAAAAAGGATGGTCAAACATAA
- a CDS encoding CLC_0170 family protein has product MIGEIYSGYLYVAIAIWILTGLFNLVVDTRKYDESQMDKEKKVSRVLGWTNIVLGIVIFVGAMTLKIIW; this is encoded by the coding sequence TTGATCGGAGAAATTTACAGCGGTTATCTGTATGTCGCCATTGCCATTTGGATCTTGACAGGGTTGTTCAATCTTGTGGTCGACACCCGGAAATATGATGAATCGCAGATGGACAAGGAGAAAAAAGTGTCGCGCGTGTTAGGCTGGACCAACATCGTGCTGGGCATCGTTATTTTTGTGGGGGCGATGACGTTGAAAATCATTTGGTGA
- a CDS encoding GerAB/ArcD/ProY family transporter, translated as MNNQRQITVLQASAVTISTIVGVGVLALPLAAVRAADAGAPLVTFLGMLLAFIGLFFMTRLGMRFPNDSYIQYSEVIMGRWLGMIGSLISILFFAVLCSLVAREFGEVVVTAVLKNTPLEVTVLVMLLLAAFSSRKNIMSFAYIHLFYSPFMLIPALLIVALSLKNADIINVLPVWGNDPSGIPMGIITLSTVFQGYFIMMMVIPAMSRPEKAMRASIWAMLVTGLLYTLIVIATVGLFGAEETKTLLWPTLELAKATSLPANVLERLDAVFLAVWVTAVFTSLFSCYYFTIYSISKLLKLADQGMLSFFILPILFVLAMLPQSLLELNELNAVISKFGLLITIVYPGMLLVIAKLRKKRGASR; from the coding sequence ATGAATAATCAGCGCCAGATAACCGTGCTGCAGGCATCTGCGGTCACAATCAGCACGATCGTGGGGGTAGGCGTCCTTGCACTTCCACTCGCCGCGGTGCGGGCAGCGGATGCCGGAGCTCCGCTTGTCACATTTTTGGGGATGCTGTTAGCGTTTATCGGATTATTCTTTATGACCCGCTTGGGCATGCGCTTTCCCAATGATTCGTACATCCAATATAGCGAAGTTATCATGGGCAGGTGGCTCGGCATGATCGGAAGCCTGATATCCATCCTGTTCTTTGCCGTTCTGTGTTCGCTGGTGGCAAGGGAATTCGGTGAGGTGGTCGTCACAGCCGTGCTCAAGAATACGCCGCTGGAAGTAACCGTATTGGTTATGCTCCTCCTGGCAGCCTTCTCCTCACGCAAGAATATCATGTCTTTTGCCTACATTCATTTATTTTACAGCCCCTTTATGCTTATTCCCGCATTGTTGATCGTGGCACTTTCGTTAAAGAACGCAGATATCATCAATGTGCTGCCGGTATGGGGGAATGACCCGAGCGGGATCCCGATGGGGATCATTACGCTCTCAACAGTATTTCAGGGATATTTTATTATGATGATGGTCATCCCCGCCATGAGCAGACCCGAGAAAGCGATGCGGGCAAGCATTTGGGCAATGCTTGTCACGGGGCTGCTATACACGCTGATCGTTATCGCAACCGTCGGCCTGTTCGGCGCGGAAGAAACGAAGACACTGCTGTGGCCGACACTCGAGCTGGCCAAAGCAACCTCCCTGCCTGCCAATGTGCTGGAGCGCCTGGACGCGGTATTTCTTGCCGTATGGGTTACGGCCGTATTCACCTCCCTGTTCTCTTGCTACTACTTCACCATTTATTCGATTAGCAAGCTGCTGAAGCTGGCCGATCAAGGGATGCTGTCCTTCTTCATTCTGCCGATTCTGTTCGTGCTCGCGATGCTGCCCCAGAGCTTACTTGAATTAAATGAGTTGAATGCCGTCATATCCAAGTTCGGCCTGCTGATAACCATCGTATATCCAGGCATGCTGCTGGTGATCGCGAAGCTGCGCAAGAAAAGGGGGGCTTCCCGTTGA
- a CDS encoding extracellular solute-binding protein, giving the protein MKKAVLLILSFVLAFTLAACSGGSNTDVTGGVKIEKVSDMEGTVRVALAGWQLENGIDALTGNPVIGLNEYLDKTFKIMYPNIKLEVYQIPWENVKAKQSAMLLSGDADVLYTGGAFASQWYQDGLLRDLDDLIANDSSFDPGIYLEGIMNNSYSTKSPDGTKQFGIPAVLGRRMTIYDKKLFEDWGVEPLSAKPGPDEILEKAKKMTGKNPKTGEDNYGLFWSGNSLNGSTFVALTLAYGAKGAEGTLKDVKSIKWHLNSPEMVKVLEWLKEAAKLPPAGFVNAQGAENFGLEKNNIAIALDSTGGSTMSEYRSKQNKELLDRFEPVMNMGPDGEGWVAVDPFVMAKNAKDVEASWEVLKFLSGHMTQKYRYENFSSTPTLKNADFVTPEDKYVKKALEIAEVGHSELMDEANPFYMSDIAPAINGFISQAASGNAPDIQKFLDDLQSRAEKWSANLK; this is encoded by the coding sequence TTGAAGAAGGCTGTGCTGCTCATCTTATCCTTCGTGCTGGCGTTTACGCTGGCCGCTTGCTCAGGCGGTTCGAATACCGATGTGACGGGCGGCGTCAAGATCGAAAAGGTGTCGGACATGGAAGGAACAGTGCGGGTCGCCCTCGCCGGCTGGCAGCTGGAGAATGGCATCGACGCGCTGACCGGCAATCCAGTGATTGGTCTCAATGAATACCTGGATAAGACGTTCAAGATCATGTACCCGAACATCAAGCTCGAGGTGTACCAGATCCCGTGGGAAAATGTCAAAGCCAAGCAGTCCGCCATGCTCTTATCCGGTGACGCCGATGTCTTGTATACCGGCGGCGCGTTCGCTTCCCAGTGGTATCAGGATGGACTCCTGCGCGATCTGGATGATCTGATAGCCAATGATTCCTCCTTCGATCCAGGCATTTATCTGGAAGGAATCATGAACAATTCGTACAGCACCAAGTCGCCGGACGGAACGAAGCAATTTGGCATTCCTGCCGTTCTCGGCCGCAGAATGACGATTTACGATAAGAAGCTGTTTGAAGACTGGGGTGTTGAACCGCTCTCGGCTAAGCCTGGTCCCGATGAAATTCTCGAGAAGGCCAAGAAAATGACCGGGAAAAATCCGAAGACTGGCGAAGATAATTACGGCCTCTTCTGGAGCGGCAACTCGTTAAACGGCTCCACCTTTGTCGCATTGACCCTCGCGTACGGCGCCAAGGGAGCGGAAGGAACGCTGAAGGATGTTAAGAGCATCAAGTGGCATCTGAATTCTCCGGAGATGGTCAAGGTGCTGGAATGGCTGAAGGAAGCTGCCAAGCTGCCGCCGGCAGGCTTCGTGAATGCACAGGGCGCTGAAAATTTCGGTCTGGAGAAAAACAACATCGCGATTGCGCTCGATTCCACCGGAGGATCCACCATGAGCGAATACCGCTCAAAGCAGAACAAAGAGCTTCTGGACCGTTTCGAGCCCGTGATGAACATGGGGCCTGACGGAGAAGGATGGGTGGCGGTCGATCCGTTCGTCATGGCGAAGAATGCCAAGGATGTGGAGGCATCATGGGAAGTGCTCAAATTCTTGAGCGGTCATATGACGCAGAAATACCGATACGAGAACTTCTCCAGTACACCAACCTTGAAAAACGCCGATTTTGTTACGCCGGAGGACAAATATGTGAAAAAGGCGCTTGAAATCGCAGAAGTCGGCCATTCCGAGCTGATGGATGAAGCCAATCCGTTCTACATGAGCGACATCGCGCCGGCAATCAACGGGTTTATCAGCCAAGCGGCCTCCGGCAACGCGCCGGATATCCAGAAATTCCTGGATGATCTTCAGTCGCGCGCTGAGAAATGGTCCGCCAATTTGAAGTAA
- a CDS encoding carbohydrate ABC transporter permease has protein sequence MSGTAVSKEPVPRRRLSINQLILTIVLFAGSFIMIVPFLWMLVTSFDWAARLNITFPPKIWPEEPSIRTYEVAFTNIKMFLYIGNSALVSAGVILISSLSALMSGYALSKLRFKGANIVLLLALSTMMIPFEMTMIPQYLLFSELGLVDNYLAFYLPAMNYAFGTFLAKAFFDQLPSSLREAAVLDGAKEFTVFGRVYLPLCTPIIATMVILLFLGVWNDMLWPLLILKSAAKYTIQIGLAMFTYNNGINQQPSIIMAATTASLIPVIAVYLFLQRYIIESIALSGIKQ, from the coding sequence ATGTCCGGTACAGCTGTCTCTAAGGAGCCTGTGCCCCGCAGACGGTTGTCGATCAATCAATTGATTCTGACGATCGTACTGTTCGCCGGTTCCTTCATAATGATCGTACCGTTCTTATGGATGCTCGTTACCAGCTTCGATTGGGCAGCGCGGTTGAATATTACGTTCCCGCCAAAAATCTGGCCGGAGGAGCCGTCCATTCGAACATATGAGGTTGCTTTCACGAACATCAAAATGTTTCTCTATATCGGCAATTCGGCGCTCGTCAGTGCTGGCGTCATTCTCATTAGCTCACTATCGGCACTAATGTCCGGTTATGCTTTATCCAAGCTCCGTTTCAAGGGAGCGAACATCGTACTGCTTCTTGCCCTGAGCACCATGATGATCCCGTTTGAAATGACGATGATTCCGCAGTACCTGCTGTTCAGCGAGCTCGGCCTCGTTGACAATTATCTCGCCTTTTATTTGCCGGCGATGAACTATGCGTTCGGGACGTTCCTGGCGAAGGCATTCTTCGATCAGCTGCCCAGCAGCTTAAGGGAGGCGGCCGTGCTGGACGGTGCCAAGGAATTCACGGTGTTCGGCCGGGTGTATCTGCCGCTGTGCACGCCGATTATTGCCACGATGGTGATCCTGCTGTTTCTTGGCGTATGGAATGATATGCTGTGGCCTCTGCTCATTCTGAAATCGGCAGCCAAATACACCATTCAGATCGGCCTTGCGATGTTTACCTACAATAACGGCATCAACCAGCAGCCATCCATCATCATGGCAGCGACGACGGCCAGTCTGATCCCGGTTATCGCCGTTTATCTGTTCCTGCAGCGCTATATTATCGAGAGTATCGCGCTGTCCGGCATCAAGCAGTAG